DNA sequence from the Oryza brachyantha chromosome 5, ObraRS2, whole genome shotgun sequence genome:
GGAGTTCGCGAGGGAGATGCTGGCAGGGCTCAACCCGGTGGTGATCAAGCGGCTGGAGGTAAACTGAGCTACTcacagcagcagctagctagctatccaTGCTTCCATGAATCGAAGTTAATTTGTTCACTGGTTTGATGATCGATGTGATGACGGATGGAAGCTAACCATGGCCAGTTCTTGAATTTGCAAGGCGTTTCCACTCAAGAATAGCACGATAACCCCGGAGCATATCAAGAGCCAGCTTGAAGGTCTGACCATCGAACAGGTGTGTGGTTTCATGTACATTTGATCAAGAGCATTTTCTGAGAATGTATCATtaggtaccactattttctatttaaattttggtaccttcaATATCTAAGATATATTAAGAGATAcgaaattttacaaaaaaaaacagtggtacctcctaAGGATGATAAATTTGTTCTTCAATCAATATCGtcttgtttattattaaatgtaaTTTATGCACGTGcgacttatatttttacatatttatagaaaattaaataaaatatgtctaaaagttaacggtgctGTATATTGAATACCGGAGGGAATGCTATGTTGTTGCACTGTTCGATCAAAATTTGCAGGCGGTGCATGAGAAACGGATGTATATCCTGGACCACCATGACTACCTGATGCCGTACCTTCGGCGCATAAACACGCTGGGGGTGTGCATCTACGCGTCGCGCACGCTGCTCTTCCTCAAGAACGACGGCGCCCTCAAGCCCGTCGCGATCGAGCTGAGCctgcccggcgacggcgccaccgccggcggcgaggatatCAGCAGGGTCTTCGTCCCTGCGAGCCGGGGGACTGAGGCGCATCTGTGGCTGCTCGCCAAGACGCATGTCTCGGTCAACGATTCAGGGTACCATCAGCTCATTAGCCACTGGTGAGTAGCGATCATTCAgtgctgcagcctgcagcgGTAGTGATGAAATGTTTTTGCACCTTGCTACCATACCTTTAACATTTCGGTTGCAATGATGCTGTCATCAACTATTTGGTTGTTTCTGTTTTGAATCattttatgaaatattttagCATTCCAGTCAAAACAGCCCTTTCTGAtcaagtttttgtttttttgggcaATGTTCAGTCCAAGGAGCATCTTGTTCCTGAAACTCTGAATGCTCTCACCAAGTTCTTGTTCTGAAACAAGGCATTTCTCTGAATTCTGACATGAACTTCTTGTTCTGAAACAAGGCATTTCTCTGAATTCTGGCATGAAATTCTTCTTTATCTGAAACAAGGCATTTCTCTGAATTCTGGCATCAAAATCTTCTTGTTCTGAAACAAGGCATTTCTCTGAATTCTGACATGAACTTCTTCTTGTTCTgaaccaaatcatttctctgAATTCTGGCATGCATTTCTGAAACAAGGCATTTCTCTGAATTCTAACATGATATGCTGACATAAAATTCTTGTTCTGAAACAAGATGTCTTGATTTTATCAATACACACACACCATCTTTGATCCATCCATCAACAAGCAGGCTGTTGACGCACGCGACCGTGGAGCCGTTCATCAtcgcggcgaggaggcagcTGAGCGCGATGCACCCGATCCACAAGCTCCTGGAGCCGCACTTCAAGGACAACATGCAGATCAACACCCTGGCCAGGAGCATCCTGCTCAGCGCCGGAGGCCTCCTGGAGAGGACCATGTACCCGGGGAAGTACGCCATGCAGATGTCTTCGGATATCTACGCCAACTGGAGGTTCACTGACCAATCCCTGCCGAATGATCTCATCAAGAGGTACAACGAAATGCAGCCATCATCTTAATTAGCTCCTGAATTGCCAGTGTATAGTCGAAAATCCCTTACTGCAGTTCCTGAATGAGATAGTAGTTAGTAAGATTTATGACTTTTTAATCtacaaaatgattttttttagcaactaTAGTGTAGGAGCACATGTTAACATCATGTAGCAACAtgttgcaaacgaaaaataatttataaaataaaacttttatatatgtgtttgtagtgatttaaaaacaaatgccggaaaataaactataataaaaagttcaaaataaactttaaatttaaggttaaaaatttaaattctgctaacaagcataaacaaaagaaaaaaaacaaggatgTTAAATGATAATAAACGACTGTTGCCACATGTGAGGAAAGACTAATTATTATCAGCCGTTGGATATATGCACGATGGACGACTCATTAACTTGGTGCACcttaaaaatcaataataaaaatttgtatgattttatttatgtcataTTATGAATGTTCAAAGTCAAcaatgttaaataaaataattggagggagtataaactTTCGGGAGGAAAAATGAACTGTTTAACTTATCAAGAAGAGAacagacaagaaaaaaaaacaaatctatAAGTGTGTTGACTATTCATAAATTAACCAGGGGAATGGCGTCCAAGGACGAgagggcgcgcggcggcgtgtcCCTGCACATCCAGGACTACCCGTACGCCGTCGACGGCTTGGACGTGTGGCTCGCCATCGAAGGGTGGGTGCGCAGCTACTGCAGCCACTTCTACCACACCGAcggggcggtggccggcgacgcggagcTCCAGGCGTGGTGGGACGACGTCCGCCACGTGGGCCACGGCGACCGGCGCGGCGATGCCGCCTGCTGGCTGGAGCTCGACACCGTCGGCCACCTCGCCGAGTCGCTGACGACGCTCATCTGGGTCGCCTCCGCGCTGCACGCCGCCGTCAACTTCGGCCAGTACGGCTACGCGGGGTTCCCGCCCAACCGCCCCACGCGGTGCCGGCGGTTCGTGCCGCTCCCGGGGTCGCCGGAGATGGCGCAGCTGGAGGCCGACCCGGAGCGGTTCTTCCTGGAGGCGGTGACCGACCGGTTCACCGCCACGCTGGGGCTGGCGCTCATCGAGGTGCTCTCCAACCACACCTCCGACGAGGTGTACCTCGGGCAGCGCGCCACGTCGAAGTGGACGGACGAGGGCgaggtgctgctgctgctggaccGGTTCCGCCACGAGCTCCGGCAGGTGGAGAAGAAGGTGGAGGAGAGGAACAGGGACCCGCTACTGAAGAACCGGAGGGGCCCCGCCACCGTGCCGTACACGCTGCTCTACCCGGACGTCGACGGACACGACAAGGGGATCACCGGCAAAGGGATACCCAACAGCGTCTCCATTTGATCAtccttttattaattaattttccatatatatatatatatatccttttatttgatttttcccACGCTCTGACTGTGTGTGCATGCAAAATGTAAATTaagctcttctttttcttttcttttggtttggtttggtttggtgttTTTGTTGTTCCTGATGTGCAAAGTGTGATGGAAAATTGATCGAATACGTGTTACATATTGATTTGTAGTTTCTATATATGTAAAGTTGAGTGGTTGTTTGGTTGTGACCCGTGTATTTGTACGGATcgagttgatttatttttaagttttcttatataaccttttcttttaaactCTAGATAATCTATACTTCCCATAAAGATGGGCCATTTTAACTTGAAAAAATTCCTTGTGTGCCTCTAAAAGCTGACTCTATCCCTTTCATACACCTCAATTTTaccacctcctctctctgtcCTTGAGTTTTGGCTGGCATCTCTTCCATACCCCAACCGTTACTCCCCATTCAATTCATTGGTTGGTTTGATTAAAATTGTCCATAATGCCCTTGCTGCTGGAATGATGAAATGTGCAGTTTGACAGCAACGTAAAAGAGAGAAACAAATTGATAGAAAATTCATGTGACTAAGACTaaataattacttaaaaataattaggctAAATAATAACTAGTGcaataaaaattaacataaattaggaaaaaaaatgtcaggAGCATTGTACCAAGAATTccacttaaaaaatagtttacacTGGTACTAGCAtccattcaaaaatatcagGAGCATAACTACTAGTATAAGCATACACTGGTACTAGTATCCATTCAAAAATACCAGGAGCATAAGCAGCATGCATCAAAATATATCGAAAGCATCAGTACAACCTAATGACACAAAAAATAGGAAGACAACAGTAGGATCTGGAgcggccaccaccgccacccgcAAATGAAGGGATCGTCGACTTCTCTGGATCGAACACCACCGCTGCCGCCACGCCGTCCTCAACGCTGCCCTCCCCCCGCTGCTGTCAAGCCTAAAACGTCGCCGGCGCAACAATAGGATAGAGGAGGGGGACCACCGGCGACAGCAACCGTCACCTTTTCTAGAGCAGCAGCCGCCACCGCTACCGCCCTCAGGGCCGATAGGGGCGCTGCCCTCGAGCTCGACTGGAGCGTGCTCGCCACAGCAATGGGAGAgaggaccgccgccgcctcacggCAGAAGGGagtgccgccctcgccgctgcTCCCGATCCGTCGCTGcgtgaggagagaggagggggaccGCCAGCCGCCATCACCGGAAGCTGCAGcatcagccgccgccgccgtcgccgcctcggggCAGAAGGGATTGCCGCCCACGCCGCTGCTCTCGATCCGCCGCATcgtgaggagagaggaggggggccgccagccgccgtcgccggagcagcAGCACGGACTCGGGGCTGTTGCCGGAGCCACAGCCCGCTGTCGCTGGAGCCGCAGCACGGActcgccgccgttgccgaagCCGCAGCACGCACTCGCCGGTGGAGGAGATGGACAAGTCTCGATCTATTCAGAGAGGAGAGATACGTTGGGTTAGGCTTCCTTTCATGGGCATTTCtgtcatatttgaaaatactaGCGATGTATTATACGTTTTCACCAAGAGATCTGATGGAGATGAAACGGTAGGGGTAGAGGAGGGATGCATGTCAACATTCGTATGTAAAGAGAGGAATTGGTAAAATTGAGGGACAGGGCACATAGAGAATTTTCCCTTTTAACTTATATCCCGTGCGCATGGTACCTCCTCGCCATCCGCATGCATACGTGAGTGGAAGAGTAAAAGTGTATTTTCGTATTCACATTTCTTCATCCCAGTGGATAGGATCGTCTCCGGCAGTCCAGGCCAACACGTGGACCACCAGCATTCACATTCCTCTAGTAGATATGATTGCAGGCAACCTTCTGAATCCTGACCTCGTCAGCAGCGACAGGCGACCCCTCCTTCCTGTGCGATGGCTACGCCTCCATCCTGCAGGCGCATCGACGCAAGGGCCGGTGGAATACGGATCCAACATCCAACCCAAGGAGTTTGCCTACCCACACTCACTCCACGAGTTGTTGCAGCAGGCATCGCCATGTGTGGTGGCTGTCGTTTCCTTGGAAACCACCAGCTCAACATTTTGCAGGGCGTCCAAATCCGAGGAGGGGCTGAAGCACGCACAACGCAGCCGGCCAGAGcaaggaagggggagagatTAGCTACTTTGCAGGTGGCAAGGTgaggggagaagaggagaCACAGACTTGTGTCGTGGGTCAGATTTGTTTCTCTGTTATTTTCTCATCCGGTCCACCCTGACCCTGTTAAATGAACGGCTGGATTTGATCAGGTATCTACCGGTCTTCAAGGACCGTAAAAAACTTCCTATAAAATAGTTATGTGTTTCCTGCTATACCCTTAAGGTCTTGCA
Encoded proteins:
- the LOC102714377 gene encoding probable linoleate 9S-lipoxygenase 5 codes for the protein MQMPFCPKLWDRSAATTPAQAGNVVINGTVVVANHFGLSAPGRSTTLRLFSGTQVDHETRKGRLSAEAALRGGKKSKHGKASTTTYQVTFLVDADFGTPGAVAVKNGNRSDQFFLRHVRLDLAEDRSVHFDCNSWVYPSKKTSSDRLFFINTSYLPGKTPEALRLLREEELRKLRGDGRGERKEWERVYDFDYYNDLGNPEKDDDHVRPVLGGTMAHPYPRRCRTGRPLSKADGVTETRRHKLINLDYYIPPDERFSPGKLAEVLAMGVQAVTHFVVPEARAIFHGDVVNFKSLDQLRGDLYSKPPQPAADGRVMDELKSAVPSHKTYKQVAKMVKDTPVKFPIPQVIQHDKDAWRSDEEFAREMLAGLNPVVIKRLEAFPLKNSTITPEHIKSQLEGLTIEQAVHEKRMYILDHHDYLMPYLRRINTLGVCIYASRTLLFLKNDGALKPVAIELSLPGDGATAGGEDISRVFVPASRGTEAHLWLLAKTHVSVNDSGYHQLISHWLLTHATVEPFIIAARRQLSAMHPIHKLLEPHFKDNMQINTLARSILLSAGGLLERTMYPGKYAMQMSSDIYANWRFTDQSLPNDLIKRGMASKDERARGGVSLHIQDYPYAVDGLDVWLAIEGWVRSYCSHFYHTDGAVAGDAELQAWWDDVRHVGHGDRRGDAACWLELDTVGHLAESLTTLIWVASALHAAVNFGQYGYAGFPPNRPTRCRRFVPLPGSPEMAQLEADPERFFLEAVTDRFTATLGLALIEVLSNHTSDEVYLGQRATSKWTDEGEVLLLLDRFRHELRQVEKKVEERNRDPLLKNRRGPATVPYTLLYPDVDGHDKGITGKGIPNSVSI